The genomic segment gcccaaatagaaaatgatttcaaaattttaattagagGGAAACTAGTACTGTATACATGGGTAATAATCAGTCATGTAGTATCCAAGGTATATTAAGCATATCCTTAAAATTGCATGACAATAAAATTAGAATGTTAACTGATGTAAGGTATGTACCaggattaaaaagaaatctaatatctcttggcacACTTGATGAGTTAGGTTATTCATATAGAGCTAAAAATGGTTTTCTACATGTTTTTAAAGATGATAATCTTATTCTGTCAGGTACTAAGAAAAATGGCTTGTACATTTTAAATGGTTGTTACTCTTCCCTTGTTAACATACATTCTGCCTGCATAGCTAATCTGGATAAGACAGATACATGGCACCtgagacttggccatatgagcctgaaaggtcttcaggcactgtcaaaccaaggCTACCTTGGAACAGTGCCTCTTGGTCCCTTGATTTCTGTGAGTCATGTGTTCTGGGCAAGCAACATAGGTTGAGTTTCCATAAGagaactcacctggcgaaggcatgcctGGAATACCTTCATGCTGACCTATGGGGGCCTTCTCAGGTCCCCACCTTTGGAGGCAAGAGGTATTTTCTATCTATTGTGGATGATTTTACTCGAAAGGTATgggtatttttattaaaatcaaaagactAGACCCTAGAGAAGTTTAAAACCTGGAAAACAatggtagaaaatcaaatagataggaaaattaaaaccattaggactgacaatggccTTGAGTTCTGCAGTAGAGCCTTTGATACTTTTTGTAATGATCGTGGTATACTTAGACATAGAACAGTGAGGaacactccccaacaaaatggggtagtcGAACGGATGAACAAAACCCTACTTGAAAAAGTTAGGTGCCTATTATTCACATCAAATATGTCTAAGTCATTTTGGGGTGAGGCTCTATCCACTACAGCTCATTTGATAAATAGAAGTCCTTCTACTGCTCTAAATTTAAAATGCCCTGAGGAAATTTGGACTGGTAGGAAACTGAATTTTAATTACTTAAGGGTATTTGGCTGTGAAGCCTATGCTCATAAATCTGAAGGTAAACTTGAACCTAGGTCTAtcaaatgtgtgtttgttgggtACCAAGAAGGTACCAAGGGATATAGGTTATGGGATAGGGAATCTGCTggagttaaaattataatcagTAGAGATGTTATctttaatgaaaatgttttcccttGTAAAACCAACAACCTAAAAGAAACAAGCACCCAGGAAAACCTAGATGACTTTGCTGTGTTAGGGGGGTCTCACattgaggtggagcaaccaGTAGGAAGTAATGACTTGCCAGCTGCTCTAGCCTCACCTGATCAAAATCAACCAAATACTACCCTGCCTATGTCTCATGATGAAAGTGCctctgatcatgatgatgatcaagaggaacaagagAGTGAacctgagattgaggtggagcatcataGCTCACCCCAAGATCTCAGTGGCTATCAGCTAGCCCGTGATAGGAGCAGGAGGGTCTCCAGACCCCCTGCAAGGTATGCCTACTCTGACCTAGTGTACTGTGCTTTAATTGCTGGAAAAGAATTGAGGAGCAGTGAGCCAACCTCATATGAGGAAGCTATCAACTCCAAAGACTGTGTTAAGTGGCGacaagccatggatgaggaaatgaaCTCCCTCAAGGTAAACGGCACCTGGACCTTAGTCCCCAAACCTGGGAAACAGAAACTGATCCAGTGCAAATGGCTGTTCAAATTAAAAGAAGGTATGTCTCCCACTGATCCACTTAGATAcaaagctagattagttgctAAGGGCTTTACTCAAAGGGAGGGTATAGACTACAATGAAAATTTTTCACCAATAGTCAAATTTAAGACCATCCGCATGATGCTTGCTGTtgttgtttaatttgatttagaattagaacaattagatgtaAAAACAGCCTTCCTGCATGGTGATCTTGATGAATGCATTTATATGGTTCAGCCAACTGGTTATATTAATCCTACTCATCCTGACCATGTATGCTTactgaaaaaatctttgtatggtttaaaacaatctccaagacagtggtataaaaagtttgatagtTTTGTTTTAGAGATTGGTTTTATAAGAAGTCAATATGataattgcttttattttattctctctgATATCCCTATTTATCTACtgttgtatgtagatgatatcctgATAATCAGTAAgtctaaagataaaattagtgaATTAAAGTTAATGTTAAACactaattttgatatgaaggaTCTAGGGCCTGctagaaaaattctaggaatgacaatagagagagatagaagcAAATCATCTTTGAAAATTCATCAACATGACTATCTTATTAAAGCTGTTCAAAGGTTTGGTATGCATAACTGCAAGACTGTAGGAGTTCCCTTAGCTGGACACTTTGCTCTATCTAAATCTCAATGTCCTACAACTAATTCAGAATtagttaaaatggaaaatatcCCCTATGCCAATGCAATCGGAACTGTTATGTATTCAATGATTAGTACTAGGCTCGATCTTGCATATTCAATATCTCTGCTTAGTAGATACATGTCAAATCCTGGGAAAACTCATTGGGATGCACTGAAATATATGTTAAGATATATTAATGGAACTATTGACATTGGCTTGTGTTATAAAAGaagatttgattcttttgatctTGTGGGATATGTAGATTCTGACTTTGCAGGTGATAGGGACTCAAGGAAGTCAACAACTGCATACTTTTTCACCTTAGGTGGAAATTGTATCAGTTGGAAATCCCAACTTCAGCCTCTGGTGGCTTTGTCCACCACcgaggctgaatatgttgttgtaacTGATGCCTTCAAGGAGGCTATTTGGCTGCAGGGTCTATTCAAGGAGATCcacttgcttcaaagcaaagtgaCTGTGTTCTCAGACAGTCAAAGTGCCATCCACCTCTCCAAGAACTCGGTATATCATGAACGAACAAAGCATGTTGAGGTAAGGTATCATTATGTTAGAGATTTAATAGCTAATGGCACTATGAGCATATTGAAGGTGCCTACAGAAGATAACCCAGTTGATATGGGGACAAAAACTCTAACTGCAACcaagttcaagcattgcttggacTTGCTGCATGTTGGAGTTGGTTGATCTATCAGCCAACTCGAGCAATGAAGGTAAGACTTGAAGCATACTGCATTTTCTAAGATTGGGAGTTTACTGATACtttgatgcttcaaggtggagattgttatTTATGAAGCATCAAAGTGATGCCGTTTTGGTTCATGGCTGGAGGAGGGTAGCGGGGCAACCCGATTGTCTTTTGGCAACCTGCTGGAAGGCCACGCGGCAACCTCCAGCTGGCCAGCTCGAGTCGCTTTGCCCGATCTGATCCTGTCCATCCATCTTGCTTTATCCCGAGCTGATCCAGGCCATCAATCTTGCTTTATCTCGGGTTATCTCAACCATCCATCTTGGCTATTTATGTAAtcccccgagagcccagagagattagtacatatcgaggatagtgtaagaaaggaaacaacaccagctggataccttttgggctgaatgttggcaaagaactcccaagttaagcgtgcttgacctggggtaattcagggatgggtgacccccctgggaagttcgcgtaggcccatcaggataagttgttccggatcttcctatcgcttgaaCGGGATGCTACagatggtattagagccaacccgggccgtgtgttgggaccgtgtactagccaaaggctgggggtactggactggggaccgtgtactagcccaaggttgggggtactggaccggggagagctgggaccagttgtaaggtcgcatgacgaggacgccatgtgcttaagggggggagaatgtaatcccccgagagcccagagagattagtacatatcgaggatagtgtaagaaaggaaacaacactagctggataccttttgggctgaatgttggcaaagaactcccaagttaagcgtgtttgacctggggtaattcagggatgggtgacccccctgggaagttcgcgtaggcccatcaggataagttgttccggatcttcctatcgcttgaacgggatgttacaatttaTGTTCTGCCTCGGGATTCGTTCATCGacgggaaagagagagagggagtaaAGGGCTTTGGGGATTAgggtttttcattttctgtcGTCTTGGCCGAAAGTCTTTGAGGGGGTTTTCCTCTCTTAGGGGGTCCGGGTGAGATCATTCTATTCTCCATTTTTGTCTCCTGTAAATGCTCTGTATATTCTCTTTGTTCACTGGTTTTGATTGGTAGACCTTTGATCTTGATTTTGTGGTCATTAGGTCGATTGTGTTAGCAAGATTAATGATGTACAGAGAGTTTGATATGTTGATGTAAATCAGTTGTACTCCTTCTCtttatagtgcagtgagctcttcataccagagctcaacgtggacgtagcctaaattttgggtgaaccacggtaaaaatctCGTCCCCTTTGcgttatttatttttctgttgtttATGTTTTCTGTTATGTGTATCTCTTATATGTTTGCCATGATTGTGTTGGGAGTTTTAATCCTTTCAGTTCTATCGAAAGTTTATGCTATCTGGGGTTTGTTTTTGTGAGTCGTTTTTGTGCGTTTTTCACAACAGAGTTTGAAATGGGAAGTAAAATTGGTGACTCACCTCCCCTCTtcctttttatttgatttggaGCCAGTGCAGCTTGTTTTGCATACTTGATGGCATTCATGAGTAAACTTTGCCTGTGCCTCACAGCTTTATGTGTGAATCCTAAGAAAGGCCCtcagttaaaattattttgttgctGAATTCCTGATGATACATAATAGTgcatcttctcttctctctttttccaaTTGAAGTGCTCACTTAACTAAGGTTATCATTTTGCAGACATTTCAAAGAGTAGTGGTCAACAGCTGGATCTCCTCATCCTAGACACACTCTACAAGGTCAGTCACTAATCAGaagtttttatttgtttctaccTAATCCTTTTGTAAATGATATTCTTTCCTTGTATTCATTTTTGCAATGTATCCTAAGCTGTATTTGGTGTTCTGGTTACGAAGGAAACAATTATCTTAACAGATTGATGTGGAAATATTCTCTTATAATTTGGTAAAATATGATTGACTTGCAATGGAACGCCTGTCATTTTTTCATTAGATATCTATGTCACGGAGTGGTTCTACAGTAATTTTGGgttctcttttcttcctctctggTTCTCTGTGTTGTGTTCTGTTAACCCATTTTGTTTGTAAAAGTATATATTATCTCTCAATAACTAGAAGTTATGAAAATATCCCAATAGGTTGTTCCCTATATCTTTCTTttctgttgaattttttttctttaacctttttcttttgttgtattGAAGTACTAAATTTGGAAGGCTTGTCCATAGTCAATACTACCACTTAGCTGTAATTTTTGTGGCAAAGGTATTCCAGTTTGTCATGGATGACAATTATTTAGCTGATCTATAATTATTGAAGTACACCAGGCACCCTCAACTCTGCTAGTTGATATCAAAtctaaattattgtttaatccTATTAGTGTTTTTCCTAGAGGGAGCATCAGCGGTTGAACACTAGTTGCTTGGCCATTTTAATTAGGAATACAACAATCACAGACAATAATCACAAGCCCACTAGGTAGAGTCTTCTGCATCACTTCTAAACCTCCAACCTATCTATGGACTTATATCCTTGTCAATTTTAATTAGGAGTGAAAATGGAATTTTATCGAGGAGGACATGGAAGTTTCTCCATTTTCTGAATCTCAGTAGCTAGATTTATTATCTCAGACATCCTGCTGAATCTCAGTAGCTAGATTTATTATCTCAGTATCGAGGAGGACATGGAAGTTTCTCCATTGTTGACAAGTATTTACATAACTCATTAAgtatcatcatcatctttgtcttcttctttttcatgatGATCCTTGGGGTTGCAGAAAGGAAAATACTGTTAAAGACTGAGGAAACAAACCCAGTTATTGCAAATGTAGACAATAAAAgaatcttcatcttcatcttcaacttttgaggttggCCGTATAATTCCATGGAATGTTATCTCTCTGTTAAACTTCAAGTTATCTTTTGCCATCTCACCAGGCTAAATGTCACATTCCATTCTGCTGATACCAGCACATCCCATGTGGTTATTTTCTCGTGGCATGTACTTTCATGGGTGATCATACATGGAAACCGTTCAGCTATTTTGGCTATTGATTAATTgataattatgttttctttattttaattgattagctggttttttcttttaaattctgcAGAAAGGTTCCCACAATGTTCACTTTTGCCTCCCTCAggtttgttttacttttataattattaatccATTCTTTTAGATAATACTGATTTTGCACCATGACTGCTTATATTAGTATTTGCTTTCAGACTCTTGATGCTCTTAAGAAGTTATGCCCAAAGCGAGCTCTCTTAATTGGGATGACCCATGAGTTTGATCACCACAAAGATAATGAATTTCTTAGGGAATGGTCGGCAAGGTACTTAAGCTGCAATTTCTTTATGACCTCATTCCCACTGGCCTACTATTAGAATATAGGGGTTGAGGTCTACTTAACTGTTGATGCACATTcgcttttatgaaatttgtctATCCATGTTTCTCGGGCTTTTTATTATGGTAGTTGTTCTATTGAACGATGGAACTTCGATGTGGGAACAAGGTTTTGTGAGCATGTCTTTGAAAGTTTTATAGCCTTTTAACCACAGAGAACTAAACTTGGTAGCTTTGTCACTGATTGCTTGTAGAGAAGGGATCGATGTACAGCTTGCACACGATGGATTGAGAGTCCCTCTAGACCTTTAAAGAGGTAAGCTGCCAGACATTAATTAGTGTTTCATGCATTTGCAGTACAAGACATATAGCTCCTCTTTTCAATATTGCTGCTATCCTAGTTAGTAACATGAAGAACAAGAATGCTGGTGATGGTCTCATAATGCCCTATCTGGCATTGTCTCTGCAGGTAGCCGGAAGCCATGAATCATTGGTTCCATAAGGGGACGACAACCAGAAATGTTACATTTCAAACTTCTGTGATACTCAATGAGTTAGGAGGAAAGGGAGTCTGGAAGCTGATACTGGCTGAAAACGTATGTTGTATGTATTTTGTCTTATCTTCTAAACAAAATTATTCCCTTTAAACGGGCAAATGTAGCTTATATATTGAATAATTGATCCATCGTGATTATAATTAGCAAATATAATCAGTTGAATTAGGATGTGAGCAATGTACTCCTTCATGTTAGTCCGATAACAATGGTTcgttgaaattggaatttagcaAGGATTTATTAGCCTTGCAGctatgaataaatatgtattaatttgTCCATCAAAACATATTGTTCTTGGGAGTCTTGaaatatattgttttttttgGAAAAGTTGATGGAAAATCTTTACTTGtagctttttaaaaaatatctctatagaattagaaaactgaaaagtgtgttcaaaattatttttttctaaattagagaataaaaaataaattttttatttctaaaattgtactaaattttagaaagtttcttaaaggtattaatctttattatttttcacttatttttcaaaaaaaaatatacatttttctaatttcaCCTCCACTTTAAATGCTATCaataatgttttcttttctcctGTAAGACGCAAGTAATAggatgtaatttaaaaaatatatatatatatatttttaaccaCTAGAAGTCATTACCATGCATTAACTTTTCCACTCCTGCTCCCAAATCTAGGGTTTTAACAATTGTCTATGGTTTCTCTACCATCGTCAACTGTTTTGGTCATTGCCTCCTAATTTCTTTATTATCGTCGATTGCCCTAGACcacttttgattatttcttaattttttttatttttttttcaaaagtaaaaaacttgttttatatttgacaaaaataaatgaatttttttatttttctataatttttttataaaaatagaaatataaaaaacaaagatgaaaattaaaaacattctCCACGTGGCTTTAATGTCTTATCCTTAACTAGTTAACATGATCAAAGGTGTCAAATTAAAGATATCCGTTTTTACTGGCTTTATCAGGCCACAGCTTTGGCAAGTCTTCCGCAGTGGGCTTATTAGAATCAAAGCATTCATTTCAGTTACGCAACTAGTTTTGATTACGTGGCAAAGTCAAgtcaattaattcaattaatatttcCAGTAATAAGAAGAAGACACTCTTCCagtcaaaaaaatattgttcATTGATGATGCAAATTTGCGTGGGCATTGAAGTAATTTACTCCCTCAAGCGCCCTTAGTATGCTTCACGTTAAAGGGACgtacatattatatatgtgtatatatatatataaaagaaagaaagaaagaaatcaaactAAGATTTGTAGTAAGAGAGAAAATCGTGTAGCAAATTTGAATTAATACTCTATTTTATTCTAAGTAGATATCATTCAATTTTCAAAGTCAGGATAGTGTTTGTTTAGAAGAGATTAAgactgcaatatatatatatatatatatatgtgctgtGTAATACAAAAAGCAAACTCAAGATGGGGTGTTAGAACTTAGAAGCTTTATCAGGATTGTTAATcccaaaataccattttaacTTATCTGTACCCAACGTAAGGCATCTGCCAATCTAAAGTATAAGAAAATGTGAAGGGCATTATTTAATTGGTTATAGTACTGCTTACATCTAGACGTAGTCAAAGACTCAAAGCACATGCAAGAATTTTAACAAGAAGTTAAAAACATCCAATCCAGCCAACCAAtccatcaatatatatatatatgttaaaaagcTGGATGATATGAATTAGAAGCCCAAATATAAGACCAGGCAAATGCTACCTGGCTGACTGCCTTCCTAATATTGCTTCAAAACTATcccttcatcatcttcaacctctcTCATCTAAATTTCCCAATCCTAATTTCAGCTGAAATTGCAgttttaagagagagagagatggcatgTTTTGTGCCTTTCAACAGCAGGAATTTGGAAATAAGTCTGTTTGCATTCAGGccaatggtggtggtggtggatgaACTCATGGAAGCCCTCAAACACTTCTCTTTGTGTACTGAGAGCCTTGGTTGTGTTCACAGCGCTATATTCAGAAGCATCCATGGAAATAtggtatacatatacatacatatatatatatatacacgttgcAGTATTTCCTtaattgtttttcaaaattttatctttgcatatacatacatacatacatatatatatatgctcttaCTCTTACTCTGGTTCAGATTATGTGGTATGGAGCCTGGTGGAAGAGATCTAATGAGAACAAGGACACGCTCAATGCAACACTTGTAAGTTGAATCCCATGCATGCACTCCTGTAATTAACTTTAGTTTTtagtatatttttcaaaattagaaacAACATTTGATGCTTTTACGTACTACATGCATACAAATTGGGGCCAGCCTTgtgaaacattttttttttttttttttggctttcaTTTGACATAACTTTGACCATAATGAGTCTcgttactttaaaaaaaaaaacacaagattttcatttaatttgagCTATTCAAATTAAGTAGGCTTACTTATAAGATtgtgttatatatttttataaaataaaaaaacaaatgaagaCCGAAGGATTGTGTCAAATGTAGGAGCTGCCTGCTTTAAATTTCAAAGGAACATCCAAACCTCAATGGTCTTCCTTTGAAATTTTCTACGTACCCTCATCCATAAGcaaatatttcttcattaattaatatatatatataagatgtgCCTCTGGTTGAGGTTGAGGGCCGCCAAAGTGTAcgtaaatataaaagaaaaaaatcttaaagaaagaaagaaagaattgtCAATTGGGtctttgatatatgtatatatatatatatatataatatttttgggaCCAAAAAGTCTTATGTTCTTTACATCAATTTTTCTGAGCAACAGCTCCCGATGCTGGGAGACGTATCAAGAATGGCCATCTTGATCGACCACAACTTCTTCGACGCGTACGCAGGAGAATCAAGAGACGGCTCCCCGGCGGCCAAGTTCTTCACGGGTGACACCATTTCCATGGGCGCCGTGCTCCTCTCCCGGAGCAACATTGACGACCTCTCCTACGCGTGCCTCGCCATTTTCAGATCTCGATTCGCCAAGATGGAGGGCGCCGTTTCGGGCGTTTGCTTGAAATCGCAAACCCTAGCACGAACGGTGAGCATTTTCGTCTGGAAATCGCTCCAACTTTGCTACTCGTGGATCCTGACGTCCGATCGTCGTAGCGAGGTTCTTCCCTATCTCGATAAAGATCAGCTCTCGCTCGATGTCAAGTACGATGTCTTTCGAGTGGTTTATGTTAGCAGCGACAGTGCAATGAGGTATCAGTTGAATCCTTCTCCCAAGTTGCTGGAAAATGGAGTGGAAGGAAGGAAGGTGATGTGAGATTAGGTTTTGTGAAAATCTTGGCTTCCTTTGGGTTTTGCTTAATTTTGTGAtttgaaggaaattaattatatatatatatattgtcgaATGAAATGTGAGACTAGCTTCAGTTTATGCATGCTTTGAGATTCAAAGTGCGAATATTGTAAGAAAATTAACTGGTATGGATTGCTTACTTAGACCACGAGTTCTTCCGCAGACCAGATAAATTGACAAATAAGCTTATAAAATGAgggttaaaaaattaaaatgtcttCGTCCACGTTACATTGAAaaaagtataatataatataagcgagaacattttaattttttaactttcatTCTATAAGTTTGTCTCTCGATCTATTTGACTCTCAAGAATTTTCTTAAACAACTAAACCTATATATGCAGGAGAATCATGTATAGTATGCACCCAAGAATCATATATAGCAAGCATCTTTCTATTAGCTAGGAGGGCAACTGGAGGAGGGAAGAAGTGAAATGCATTTTCCTTCATTCGACAAAGCACAAAAGAAGGCCCTAGACTATGTtaggattgagagagagaaagagaatgaataATCTTAGTATCATTCCTTAAAAAGGAGTGAGATAAGattgtattaatttatttgtaaggagtaaaataatttatttaaaaaaaatagataaatttatctaaaaagtttaaaataaaaaattatataattttttttcaggtaaatttaataaatataatgaaaagtatttttgtttgatatgttttttatattttatctttttttttatattttagttaataaatattatcttaaaaaaCAGGAGAAGGGAAGGGGATAGGATTTGTAGATAGAGAATATTTTAAatgtctttaatatttttttgtttttatatattttattaaaaaacatttcataattcaaattttaaaaagcaAATATAATTTAGACtgaaaatagttttatttaatataaaatataaaaattatattaaaaatttaatattataatctttttcttttttatttaaattttttagaattataaatgAGTCAAGCGACTCAATGTTTGTTTTGATAAGAGTTCGATCGTCTT from the Diospyros lotus cultivar Yz01 unplaced genomic scaffold, ASM1463336v1 superscaf1, whole genome shotgun sequence genome contains:
- the LOC127793054 gene encoding uncharacterized protein LOC127793054 — translated: MACFVPFNSRNLEISLFAFRPMVVVVDELMEALKHFSLCTESLGCVHSAIFRSIHGNMIMWYGAWWKRSNENKDTLNATLLPMLGDVSRMAILIDHNFFDAYAGESRDGSPAAKFFTGDTISMGAVLLSRSNIDDLSYACLAIFRSRFAKMEGAVSGVCLKSQTLARTVSIFVWKSLQLCYSWILTSDRRSEVLPYLDKDQLSLDVKYDVFRVVYVSSDSAMRYQLNPSPKLLENGVEGRKVM